A region of Coccinella septempunctata chromosome 5, icCocSept1.1, whole genome shotgun sequence DNA encodes the following proteins:
- the LOC123314443 gene encoding uncharacterized protein LOC123314443 has translation MDKYENKRLLLSSQYTKLLSFSLANQKNSTASSLRQFIDSIVNPLQSLKALGEDLEQNNNLLVFHIINRMDHASRTHWETLISSNNEFPSFAQLMEFLQSRSRALEWTESNQRQSSQESSRSRTTVHTISQKVTAQSKPSPSLISSKSASSNTPISKVSSMPNYTCDDCGHDHFIADCPRFSKRSPQEKADVVLHRILCSNCLGRHHRHSCRTTKICKICGSRHHTLLHDAPLSSKPHCKVPPVPPRVLPQYALTSQKSAQRELPQPRLNTLLATAIAHLITSTGSHTVRLLIDSGSELTFISQDLARKLNIPRRKSHVVIVGIHGKTSKTQ, from the exons ATGGATAAATACGAAAATAAAAGGCTGCTCCTCTCTTCTCAATACACAAAACTTCTCTCCTTCTCATtggcgaatcagaaaaattctaccGCCTCATCTCTTCGTCAATTTATTGACAGCATCGTCAATCCTCTCCAAAGTTTGAAAGCTCTGGGTGAAGATCTAGAGCAGAACAACAATCTCTTGGTGTTCCATATCATCAATCGTATGGATCACGCCTCTCGAACACATTGGGAAACTCTCATCTCCTCTAATAACGAATTTCCCTCCTTCGCTCAGTTGATGGAGTTCCTCCAATCTCGCTCCAGAGCTCTAGAATGGACTGAGTCCAATCAGAGACAGTCATCTCAAGAATCCTCTCGCTCTCGCACAACAGTGCACACCATCTCTCAAAAGGTTACAGCTCAAAGTAAACCTTCTCCTTCACTCATCTCAAGCAAATCGGCCTCCTCGAACACTCCAATCTCAAAAGTCTCTTCTATGCCCAACTACACCTGTGATGATTGTGGACACGACCACTTTATTGCAGATTGCCCTCGCTTCTCCAAACGCTCACCTCAAGAAAAAGCTGATGTAGTATTACATCGCATCCTCTGCTCTAACTGCCTCGGTAGACATCATCGCCACTCTTGCAGAACGACAAAGATCTGCAAAATCTGTGGAAGTCGTCATCATACACTTTTACATGATGCTCCTCTCAGCAGTAAACCACACTGCAAAGTTCCACCGGTACCCCCTCGAGTGCTTCCACAATACGCTCTCACATCTCAAAAATCTGCTCAAAGGGAG ctACCTCAACCACGACTCAACACTCTCCTCGCCACTGCCATCGCCCATCTCATCACCTCAACAGGATCACACACGGTTCGACTACTCATCGACAGTGGATCCGAGCTGACCTTCATCTCTCAAGATCTAGCCAGAAAACTCAACATCCCTAGAAGGAAGTCGCATGTTGTAATTGTGGGAATTCATGGAAAGACTTCTAAGACACAGTGA
- the LOC123314447 gene encoding uncharacterized protein LOC123314447: MYMERGGNRFRSLRRRGTNQNPSEDSIDRSWVTRNRLNTINQKLREQIGSNQKIYWRRGSSEGGSGCEMLSRTTAWPLTNREECRECNETSTDPNIRKFD; encoded by the exons ATGTACATGGAGAGAGGTGGCAATAGATTCCGAAGTTTGAGAAGACGTGGGACCAACCAGAACCCATCCGAAGATAGTATTGACCGCAGTTGGGTTACCAGGAATAGACTGAATACCATCAATCAAAAGTTGAGGGAGCAAATCGGCTCCAATCAGAAAATCTACTGGAGAAG AGGGAGTTCTGAAGGAGGAAGCGGATGCGAAATGTTATCAAGAACGACAGCATGGCCCTTGACCAACCGAGAGGAATGTCGTGAATGTAACGAAACATCAACGGACCCAAATATACGCAAGTTCGATTGA